In the Vulpes lagopus strain Blue_001 chromosome 16, ASM1834538v1, whole genome shotgun sequence genome, one interval contains:
- the LOC121476821 gene encoding extensin-like, translated as MEEQVETSVVSQEPTRMEKSTDTEEDNIAGPLFMNKTTQFPSVHAEVLLEPEETPEAACGGSPKPSTPKAVTPPSSPSPAAVSQEFAYVPADPAQFAAQMLAIAASKAGQPPPYSNMWTLYCLTDMNKQSRPSPPPAPGPFPQTTLYLSNPKDPQFLQQPPKVTSPTYVMMDDSKKTSAPPFILVGSNVQEAQDWKPLPGHAVVSQSDALKRYAAIQVPIAVPADQKFQKHSPNPQNVSPPTSGQDVPRPQSPVFLSVAFPVEDVAKKGSGSGDKCTPFRSYGIAGEITLTTAPVRRGET; from the coding sequence ATGGAAGAACAGGTAGAAACATCTGTAGTTTCCCAAGAACCTACACGGATGGAGAAATCTACGGACACAGAGGAGGACAATATAGCTGGACCACTGTTTATGAACAAAACCACTCAGTTCCCATCAGTTCACGCAGAGGTGCTCCTGGAGCCCGAGGAGACCCCCGAAGCAGCCTGCGGTGGCAGCCCGAAACCATCTACCCCTAAGGCTGTGACCCCACCCTCCTCACCATCTCCAGCAGCTGTCTCACAAGAGTTTGCTTATGTGCCAGCTGACCCAGCTCAGTTTGCTGCTCAGATGTTAGCCATAGCAGCAAGCAAAGCAGGACAACCACCACCATACTCTAACATGTGGACCCTTTATTGTCTAACTGATATGAATAAACAGAGTCGCCCATCACCGCCACCTGCACCTGGGCCTTTCCCCCAAACAACCCTCTATTTATCTAATCCTAAGGATCCCCAGTTTCTGCAGCAGCCACCGAAAGTTACTTCTCCAACTTACGTGATGATGGATGACAGCAAGAAGACCAGTGCCCCACCTTTTATTTTAGTAGGCTCGAATGTTCAGGAAGCTCAGGATTGGAAACCTCTTCCTGGACATGCTGTTGTTTCTCAGTCAGATGCCTTGAAGAGATACGCTGCAATACAAGTACCCATTGCTGTTCCTGCAGATCAGAAATTCCAGAAACATAGCCCAAACCCCCAGAATGTTAGTCCTCCTACAAGTGGACAAGATGTCCCCAGGCCACAAAGcccagtttttctttctgttgcattCCCAGTAGAAGATGTAGCCAAAAAAGGTTCAGGATCTGGTGACAAATGTACTCCCTTTAGAAGTTACGGTATTGCTGGAGAAATAACCTTGACTACTGCCCCTGTTCGCAGAGGAGAAACTTAA